In the genome of Cyanobacterium sp. T60_A2020_053, one region contains:
- a CDS encoding SDR family oxidoreductase — protein MRILVTGGAGFIGSHLIDTLMNEGHEVLCLDNFYTGEKSNVDHWIDHHNFELIRHDITEPIRLEVEQVYHLACPASPIHYQFNPVKTIKTNVMGTLNMLGLAKRTKARFLLASTSEVYGDPEIHPQTEEYRGSVNCIGPRSCYDEGKRVAETLAFDYHREHNVDIRVARIFNTYGTRMLEKDGRVVSNFIAQAIRGIPLTVYGDGSQTRSFCYVSDLVAGLRALMNGDYIGPVNLGNPGEYTILELAKTIQEMVNPSAELIYKPLPQDDPKQRQPDISKAKHYLGWSPTISLRDGLKLTIEDFQRRINGK, from the coding sequence ATGAGAATTTTAGTTACTGGGGGCGCTGGTTTTATTGGCTCTCACCTTATTGATACTCTAATGAATGAAGGTCATGAGGTGCTATGCTTAGACAACTTTTACACGGGCGAAAAAAGCAACGTTGATCATTGGATTGATCATCACAATTTTGAATTAATTCGTCATGATATTACTGAGCCTATACGACTTGAAGTAGAACAAGTGTATCATTTGGCTTGTCCGGCTTCCCCCATTCACTATCAATTTAATCCCGTCAAAACCATTAAAACTAATGTGATGGGAACTTTGAATATGCTAGGATTGGCAAAAAGGACTAAAGCAAGATTTTTATTAGCTTCTACTTCAGAGGTATATGGCGACCCAGAAATACATCCTCAAACAGAAGAATATAGAGGTAGTGTTAATTGTATCGGTCCTCGTTCCTGTTATGATGAAGGGAAAAGAGTAGCGGAAACTCTTGCCTTTGACTATCATCGAGAGCATAATGTTGATATTAGAGTTGCGCGGATATTCAACACCTATGGAACTAGGATGTTGGAAAAAGATGGGCGAGTGGTGAGTAATTTTATCGCTCAAGCCATTAGAGGCATTCCTTTAACGGTATATGGTGATGGTTCACAAACTCGCAGTTTTTGCTATGTCTCAGATTTGGTGGCAGGGTTGCGGGCGCTGATGAATGGGGATTATATTGGACCTGTTAATTTGGGTAATCCGGGTGAATATACTATTTTAGAGTTGGCTAAAACTATTCAAGAAATGGTAAATCCTTCGGCGGAATTGATTTATAAGCCCTTACCTCAAGATGATCCAAAACAGCGTCAACCGGATATTAGCAAAGCTAAACACTATTTGGGATGGTCTCCGACTATTTCTTTACGAGATGGTTTAAAGTTGACTATTGAGGATTTTCAGCGCCGTATTAATGGTAAGTAA